The uncultured Roseibium sp. DNA segment GTCGGAGGGACCGAATTCCGCATCAAGAGCCGGGTTCTCGCCGGTCATCTGGCGTTCCATGACCACCATGTTCGGCTGGTCCTGAACGATGGGCGTTCCCTTTTCCGCGGCACTTGCCACCAGGGCGGCATGGACAGCCATCGGAGCGGCAGCGATTGTCACACTCTGCGCGCCGGCCGGAACGTCGAGCGTCGGCTGGGGTTGAGATGGGCTCTGTGTGGACGACTGGCAGGCCGAAAGAGCCATCAGGATGGCGGGGATGACCAGCTTACGCATTACGCTGTCCTTCGTTTCCAATTAAAAGCGGCTCGCTATAAGCTAACCACAAACATGGTTGAAATTTTGTTACACCAGCAGTTGTAACGACCGCCATTCAGGGTTGGAACCAAGGTCAGGACCTCAGGGAACGAAGAGCAGATCGGTCACGCCGATGTCCAGACCCGTCTGGGACAGGAGTGTCGTGATCTGTCCCCTGTGATGTGTCTGGTGATTGAAGAGGTGGGAGACCAGCAGCCAACGCGGGCGTTCGCTGGTAACCGTTCCCGCGGTATTCGTCCAGCGCAGATCGCCGGAAAGCCACTCCGGTGTTAGGGTCCGGGTCCAGACTTCGATGTCGCCGGCCATATCCAGATGGGCGTTTCTCAGCACGGAAAAATCGTCGTAAATATCGACGCCCATCGCGCCGTATTCGTAAGTCTTGCCTGTAAAGCGGCTCATCCAGACACGGTCGGCGAACAGCAGGTGATTGAGCGTGGAATGGACCGATTTGAAGAACGCGCCACGGTCGGCCTTCCTGTCCTCATCGGACATCTGCGCACAGGTGTCGTAGAGCCTGGCCGTCATTGTAGCGTTGTAGGCAGCGAATTTCCGGTAGGGCGTCGGATCGATCATGGGTCCTTCCTGGATCGGAGTTTGAAGCGTTTTAAAACGTGTCCCCGGTCTTGAAGCCGCCGCCGCCGAAGCTGCCGCCGGAGCTGAAACCGCCGCCGCCGAAGCCGCCCGAACCGCCGCCGGAGCCGGAACCATCCATACCCCGGCCGGAAAAGCCGCCGCCCATGGACCGGGGCAGGCCCGTGCCGTGCCGGAAACCGATCCGGCCGCCGCGCGGCTTGCGGCGCTTGTGGCTTTTCTTCGCCCGCGCCCAGTACTCGGCGCCGCTGATCGCTCCCTTGACGAGTTCGCCCAACAGAACCGTGGTCAGGGAATTGTCGGAGAAGGTGGAATCCCAGTCGTCGTAGCCGCTGCGGCGGAATTTCTGCGTGACTTCGATCATCTCTGCCCGCCGCCGGGAAATGTCGCGCTGCAATTCGCGGTCCTGGCGCATCTCCCGGGAGATCTCCTCCATGCGCTCAAGCAGGTCTTCGATCCGGCGCACGATTTTTTCGTCTTCCGGGGAGGGGGTGTCGAGCGCGTGCCGCCACAGGTCCTCCAGTTCATCGGTCCTCAGGGACGTTGAAAGTTCATCCGCCGCCTTCTTGTAATTCTCATCCTCGCCTTCGGCATATTCCTGAAGCGCCCTGGACAGGGTGTCGATGGACTGGTCCGCCGCCTGCAAGTCCTTGTCGAACTCGGCGATCCTGTCGGACAGGTGATCGATCCTGCCGGCCAGGTCCTCGCCGGCTTCGTCCGACATGGCCTTCCGGCTGAGCATGGCGAGTTTTTCCTCTTCCCGCCTGGCCGTCTCGGCGCACCGTTCGGCATGCTTTGCCATTCGTTCCGGTATGCCGGTCAGCATGGCGTAATTGGCCCTGGCGTCGTGGAAGCGGATCAGGCCGGCGACCCACCCATCCAGTGATCGGATGATGCCGCGCCGGTCATAATCCGGTGTGCCGTATCCGCGGTTCCACAAATACATGAACAGGGTATCGGCTTCGTAAGCCTTGCTCTTTTCCTGGCGGTCCTGCTCGGATGTTTCCGCCTTGGATGCGGCGGCCTCGGCCGTGCGTGCTGCCTGTTCGGCAATCTGTTTCTGTTTGAGAAACTCCGCGTCGGTTTCCAGCCGCGTATCGACGGTTTCCATCAGCTCGTCCATGCGCGAGGCTGCTTCTTCGCGTTCCTGTGCCAGAGCTTCACGGGCTTTCTGCTTTTCGGAGCGCGCGGTTTCCTTCTCGCGCAGCTGGTCGGCGAGGACCTTGTGGTCCGCGGCCCGTTTTTCCAAAAGGCGTT contains these protein-coding regions:
- a CDS encoding DinB family protein, with the protein product MIDPTPYRKFAAYNATMTARLYDTCAQMSDEDRKADRGAFFKSVHSTLNHLLFADRVWMSRFTGKTYEYGAMGVDIYDDFSVLRNAHLDMAGDIEVWTRTLTPEWLSGDLRWTNTAGTVTSERPRWLLVSHLFNHQTHHRGQITTLLSQTGLDIGVTDLLFVP